Proteins encoded together in one Festucalex cinctus isolate MCC-2025b chromosome 8, RoL_Fcin_1.0, whole genome shotgun sequence window:
- the LOC144023617 gene encoding sodium- and chloride-dependent GABA transporter 2-like codes for MESIQSNTWNDRAKAEVAPKGQPREQWSRKMEFILATAGNLVGLGNIWRFPYRCYKNGGGVFLVPYVLFFCTCGVPLFFLETSLGQYTRQGGMTCWRKVCPLFEGLGYGSQLVLFYMGIYYIIILAWAFRYLFSSFSSELPWANCLNSWNTDKCFEYRANQTLQEFANGTSSAVEYWERKILGLSSGIEHVGNIRWDLALCLLLSWILCAFCIWNGVKTTGKAAYFTATFPYAMLLVLLVRGLTLPGAKEGIKFYLYPDASRLGDPMVWLDAGSQILYSYAITLGVLASLSSYNKYTNNCYRDCIYLCLLNGLTSFVAGFAIFSVLGFMAKEQGVDISMVAESGPGLAFIAYPRAVALMPLPQLWAFCFFAMIIFIGLDSEFGNVEALVTNTADAFPSVFGNKCRRKLLLFAVCAASFFAGLVMVTEGGLYVFQLFDHYACSGMTLLFFAILESICIGWFYGADRLYDNIKDMIGYRPWPFMKFCWQYLTPAICTCTLVFTLVKYTPLKFNNTYEYPWWGYTIGGVLSLSTPIMVLLKTLHTVSVTPGTLRQRLKVLCTPANDLPSPASRNGLNRQEELQMFMHAE; via the exons ATGGAGTCCATTCAATCGAACACCTGGAACGACAGGGCCAAAGCGGAGGTTGCACCCAAAGGCCAGCCGAGAGAGCAGTGGTCCAGGAAAATGGAATTCATTTTGGCTACGGCAGGAAATCTCGTTGGTCTGGGAAATATCTGGAGATTTCCATACCGATGTTACAAAAATGGAGGAG GAGTATTCCTCGTACCGTATGTGCTGTTCTTCTGCACCTGTGGCGTGCCCCTCTTCTTCCTGGAGACATCATTGGGCCAGTACACCAGACAGGGTGGAATGACATGCTGGAGAAAAGTCtgtcctctttttgaag GCTTAGGATATGGAAGCCAACTGGTTCTGTTCTATATGGGAATATATTACATCATCATACTGGCTTGGGCTTTTCGCTACTTGTTCTCATCCTTCTCATCTGAGCTCCCCTGGGCCAACTGTCTCAACAGCTGGAACACAG ACAAATGTTTTGAGTACAGAGCCAATCAAACACTGCAAGAATTCGCAAATGGCACATCTTCAGCTGTGGAGTATTGGGA GAGGAAAATTTTGGGACTATCAAGTGGAATTGAACATGTAGGAAACATTCGATGGGACTTGGCCCTATGTCTTCTTCTTTCTTGGATATTGTGTGCCTTCTGTATTTGGAATGGAGTGAAGACCACGGGGAAG GCGGCCTACTTCACCGCCACATTTCCATATGCCATGCTGCTGGTGTTGCTTGTTCGTGGTCTGACATTACCGGGAGCCAAAGAAGGAATTAAGTTCTACCTCTACCCAGATGCTTCGCGCCTCGGAGATCCAATG GTTTGGCTGGATGCCGGCAGCCAGATCCTCTACTCCTATGCAATCACCCTCGGGGTTCTGGCATCTTTAAGTAGCTACAACAAGTACACCAACAACTGCTACAG GGATTGCATTTATCTGTGCCTGCTGAACGGGTTGACCAGCTTTGTGGCCGGCTTTGCTATCTTTTCTGTGCTTGGTTTTATGGCCAAGGAGCAAGGTGTGGACATATCCATGGTGGCTGAATCAG GTCCTGGTCTGGCATTCATCGCGTACCCTCGCGCTGTGGCTCTTATGCCTCTTCCTCAACTTTGGGCCTTTTGCTTCTTTGCCATGATCATCTTTATAGGATTAGATAGCGAG TTTGGAAATGTAGAGGCACTGGTCACAAACACAGCGGACGCCTTCCCTTCCGTCTTTGGAAATAAATGTCGACGTAAACTCCTCCTTTTTGCAGTTTGCGCTGCAAGCTTCTTTGCAGGCCTTGTAATGGTTACTGAG GGAGGCCTTTACGTTTTCCAGCTGTTTGACCATTACGCCTGCAGTGGGATGACTCTTCTCTTTTTTGCCATTCTGGAGTCTATCTGCATCGGGTGGTTTTATG GGGCAGATCGTCTGTATGATAACATAAAGGACATGATTGGTTATCGTCCGTGGCCTTTTATGAAATTCTGTTGGCAGTACCTGACCCCAGCTATTTGCACT TGCACTTTGGTATTCACTTTGGTGAAATACACACCACTCAAGTTCAACAACACTTACGAATACCCGTGGTGGGGCTACACAATTGGAGGAGTTCTCTCGCTGTCGACACCAATCATGGTGCTGTTGAAGACGCTCCATACTGTCAGTGTTACTCCTGGAACTCTGAGACAG AGACTGAAAGTTCTGTGCACACCAGCAAACGACTTACCTAGTCCTGCATCGaggaatggtttgaatcgacAGGAGGAGCTTCAGATGTTTATGCATGCCGAATGA
- the LOC144023783 gene encoding sodium- and chloride-dependent GABA transporter 2-like isoform X2: MIDQSPTCQQQQVIHTSTLSDQISPAPARSSSAAAISSQISRESFSIPQQLLFFTLLNTRRELRQMESAMEKPYDTNVKLKGSMECSSPASITVARGEWPNKREFILAVAGEIIGLGNVWRFPYLCYKNGGGVFLIPYVVFLFTCGIPLFLLEVALGQYTKQGAITCWKQICPLFGGIGYGTLVVVLYFGIYYVIILVWAFLYLFSSFSSQLPWATCGNSWNTESCVEFNQTHAQNWTVAENTTAPVREFWERRVLNLTASANEMGEVRWELALFLLLSWIICYFCVWKGIKSTGKVVYFTATFPYVMMAVLLVRGLTLPGAIDGIKFYLYPEPSRLADPQVWMDAGTQIFYSYAICIGCLMALGSYNKYNNNCYKDCVYLCILNSVTSFVAGFAIFSVLGFMAYEQNTDISKVAESGPGLAFIAYPRAVAMMPFPQIWAIFFFIMIILLGLDSEFVLLEGLATGICDLKPSFFYVGHRRKLLLLLITVLCFFIGLTMVTDGGLYIFQLFDYYSCSGMVMLLFAILQSVCVGWAYGADRFYGNIEDMIGYKPFPLFKHLLKYATPVVCMGTFIFSLVKYKPLKFNNIIEYPWWGYALGWWFILSSTLIVPFSMVYNLITTPGTLRQRFAILCAPSKDLPSPKSDNEVLEMHSLMQKSDGML; the protein is encoded by the exons CTTTTGTTCTTCACGCTGCTCAATACCAGACGAGAACTACGACAAATGGAAAG TGCCATGGAAAAGCCATATGACACTAATGTCAAACTCAAGGGGAGCATGGAATGCTCCTCACCTGCATCCATCACTGTGGCCAGAGGAGAGTGGCCCAACAAAAGGGAGTTTATCCTTGCAGTTGCTGGAGAAATCATTGGACTTGGAAATGTGTGGCGGTTCCCGTACCTGTGCTACAAGAATGGAGGCG GAGTGTTCTTGATCCCTTATGTAGTCTTCCTCTTTACATGCGGCATCCCTCTGTTTCTGCTGGAGGTCGCTCTTGGCCAGTACACTAAACAAGGCGCCATTACCTGTTGGAAACAAATATGTCCCCTCTTTGGAG GTATTGGCTATGGAACTCTGGTTGTAGTTTTATACTTCGGCATCTATTACGTCATCATATTGGTGTGGGCATTCTTGTACCTCTTCTCTTCCTTCAGCTCTCAGCTTCCGTGGGCAACCTGTGGAAACAGTTGGAACACag AGTCATGTGTGGAGTTCAATCAAACCCATGCTCAGAACTGGACTGTGGCAGAAAACACAACAGCGCCTGTAAGGGAGTTTTGGGA GAGAAGAGTGCTGAATCTAACAGCAAGTGCCAATGAGATGGGCGAAGTTCGATGGGAGTTAGCTCTGTTTCTTCTTTTGTCTTGGATCATCTGTTACTTTTGCGTGTGGAAAGGCATCAAGTCCACAGGAAAG GTTGTGTATTTCACGGCCACATTTCCATACGTGATGATGGCCGTATTGCTTGTCCGTGGGCTGACGCTGCCCGGGGCCATAGATGGCATCAAATTTTACCTCTACCCGGAACCATCTCGCCTCGCTGATCCACAG GTGTGGATGGACGCTGGCACGCAAATATTTTATTCCTATGCTATTTGCATCGGCTGTTTGATGGCGCTTGGCAGTTATAACAAGTACAACAATAACTGTTACAA agATTGCGTCTATTTGTGCATCCTAAACAGCGTGACCAGTTTTGTGGCAGGTTTTGCCATCTTCTCGGTTCTTGGCTTCATGGCTTATGAGCAGAACACAGACATATCCAAAGTAGCAGAATCGG GTCCTGGCCTGGCCTTCATCGCGTACCCTCGAGCCGTGGCCATGATGCCCTTTCCGCAGATTTGggccattttctttttcatcatGATCATCCTGCTTGGATTGGACAGTGAG TTTGTGTTGCTGGAAGGTCTTGCAACTGGTATTTGTGACCTGAAGCCTTCCTTCTTCTATGTCGGCCATAGACGCAAACTCCTTCTTCTACTCATCACTGTTTTATGTTTCTTCATCGGCCTCACAATGGTCACCGAT GGAGGATTGTACATCTTTCAGTTGTTTGACTATTACTCCTGCAGCGGGATGGTTATGCTTCTCTTTGCCATACTTCAGTCTGTGTGTGTTGGATGGGCTTATG GAGCAGATCGTTTCTATGGCAACATCGAGGACATGATTGGATACAAGCCGTTTCCACTGTTTAAACACCTTTTGAAATATGCCACTCCAGTCGTCTGCATG GGAACATTCATCTTCTCCTTGGTCAAATACAAACCtctgaagttcaacaacattatTGAGTATCCGTGGTGGGGTTATGCTCTGGGCTGGTGGTTCATCCTGTCTTCCACACTCATCGTTCCTTTCTCGATGGTGTACAACCTGATTACCACTCCGGGGACTCTTCGACAG CGGTTTGCCATCCTTTGTGCTCCATCTAAGGATCTTCCGTCACCCAAATCGGACAACGAAGTCCTTGAAATGCACAGTTTGATGCAGAAATCAGACGGAATGTTGTGA
- the LOC144023783 gene encoding sodium- and chloride-dependent GABA transporter 2-like isoform X1: protein MMDSKWINDRSVSNLSAATASTLSDQISPAPARSSSAAAISSQISRESFSIPQQLLFFTLLNTRRELRQMESAMEKPYDTNVKLKGSMECSSPASITVARGEWPNKREFILAVAGEIIGLGNVWRFPYLCYKNGGGVFLIPYVVFLFTCGIPLFLLEVALGQYTKQGAITCWKQICPLFGGIGYGTLVVVLYFGIYYVIILVWAFLYLFSSFSSQLPWATCGNSWNTESCVEFNQTHAQNWTVAENTTAPVREFWERRVLNLTASANEMGEVRWELALFLLLSWIICYFCVWKGIKSTGKVVYFTATFPYVMMAVLLVRGLTLPGAIDGIKFYLYPEPSRLADPQVWMDAGTQIFYSYAICIGCLMALGSYNKYNNNCYKDCVYLCILNSVTSFVAGFAIFSVLGFMAYEQNTDISKVAESGPGLAFIAYPRAVAMMPFPQIWAIFFFIMIILLGLDSEFVLLEGLATGICDLKPSFFYVGHRRKLLLLLITVLCFFIGLTMVTDGGLYIFQLFDYYSCSGMVMLLFAILQSVCVGWAYGADRFYGNIEDMIGYKPFPLFKHLLKYATPVVCMGTFIFSLVKYKPLKFNNIIEYPWWGYALGWWFILSSTLIVPFSMVYNLITTPGTLRQRFAILCAPSKDLPSPKSDNEVLEMHSLMQKSDGML from the exons CTTTTGTTCTTCACGCTGCTCAATACCAGACGAGAACTACGACAAATGGAAAG TGCCATGGAAAAGCCATATGACACTAATGTCAAACTCAAGGGGAGCATGGAATGCTCCTCACCTGCATCCATCACTGTGGCCAGAGGAGAGTGGCCCAACAAAAGGGAGTTTATCCTTGCAGTTGCTGGAGAAATCATTGGACTTGGAAATGTGTGGCGGTTCCCGTACCTGTGCTACAAGAATGGAGGCG GAGTGTTCTTGATCCCTTATGTAGTCTTCCTCTTTACATGCGGCATCCCTCTGTTTCTGCTGGAGGTCGCTCTTGGCCAGTACACTAAACAAGGCGCCATTACCTGTTGGAAACAAATATGTCCCCTCTTTGGAG GTATTGGCTATGGAACTCTGGTTGTAGTTTTATACTTCGGCATCTATTACGTCATCATATTGGTGTGGGCATTCTTGTACCTCTTCTCTTCCTTCAGCTCTCAGCTTCCGTGGGCAACCTGTGGAAACAGTTGGAACACag AGTCATGTGTGGAGTTCAATCAAACCCATGCTCAGAACTGGACTGTGGCAGAAAACACAACAGCGCCTGTAAGGGAGTTTTGGGA GAGAAGAGTGCTGAATCTAACAGCAAGTGCCAATGAGATGGGCGAAGTTCGATGGGAGTTAGCTCTGTTTCTTCTTTTGTCTTGGATCATCTGTTACTTTTGCGTGTGGAAAGGCATCAAGTCCACAGGAAAG GTTGTGTATTTCACGGCCACATTTCCATACGTGATGATGGCCGTATTGCTTGTCCGTGGGCTGACGCTGCCCGGGGCCATAGATGGCATCAAATTTTACCTCTACCCGGAACCATCTCGCCTCGCTGATCCACAG GTGTGGATGGACGCTGGCACGCAAATATTTTATTCCTATGCTATTTGCATCGGCTGTTTGATGGCGCTTGGCAGTTATAACAAGTACAACAATAACTGTTACAA agATTGCGTCTATTTGTGCATCCTAAACAGCGTGACCAGTTTTGTGGCAGGTTTTGCCATCTTCTCGGTTCTTGGCTTCATGGCTTATGAGCAGAACACAGACATATCCAAAGTAGCAGAATCGG GTCCTGGCCTGGCCTTCATCGCGTACCCTCGAGCCGTGGCCATGATGCCCTTTCCGCAGATTTGggccattttctttttcatcatGATCATCCTGCTTGGATTGGACAGTGAG TTTGTGTTGCTGGAAGGTCTTGCAACTGGTATTTGTGACCTGAAGCCTTCCTTCTTCTATGTCGGCCATAGACGCAAACTCCTTCTTCTACTCATCACTGTTTTATGTTTCTTCATCGGCCTCACAATGGTCACCGAT GGAGGATTGTACATCTTTCAGTTGTTTGACTATTACTCCTGCAGCGGGATGGTTATGCTTCTCTTTGCCATACTTCAGTCTGTGTGTGTTGGATGGGCTTATG GAGCAGATCGTTTCTATGGCAACATCGAGGACATGATTGGATACAAGCCGTTTCCACTGTTTAAACACCTTTTGAAATATGCCACTCCAGTCGTCTGCATG GGAACATTCATCTTCTCCTTGGTCAAATACAAACCtctgaagttcaacaacattatTGAGTATCCGTGGTGGGGTTATGCTCTGGGCTGGTGGTTCATCCTGTCTTCCACACTCATCGTTCCTTTCTCGATGGTGTACAACCTGATTACCACTCCGGGGACTCTTCGACAG CGGTTTGCCATCCTTTGTGCTCCATCTAAGGATCTTCCGTCACCCAAATCGGACAACGAAGTCCTTGAAATGCACAGTTTGATGCAGAAATCAGACGGAATGTTGTGA